The following are encoded together in the Glycine soja cultivar W05 chromosome 5, ASM419377v2, whole genome shotgun sequence genome:
- the LOC114412461 gene encoding uncharacterized protein LOC114412461 has product MGLYVQRQHSTHLVALGKIYEGGSTIHNMAYADDIVRVSVEKVIDGDAQVSLPMSEIQYVRQTLHTFIAWPKPLVKLVSNEDSTITPNKVIEIVQRSNDATVDDPLHDLIKIVYDIYEKPIELLWDATKFGIPNVDAFLLTYADVNEIISGLWMSGVLAWVMVRCMDSLSLIQYTIQRIDVVNVKITLKDVLRNPNERARWQLVVLCPTNNVVVWFCSLCKKPDVHIKPAINNALKTLKTTSNEPHSKRGAMSVTIMSCIGCGT; this is encoded by the exons ATGGGGTTGTATGTGCAACGTCAGCATTCTACACACTTGGTAGCCTTGGGAAAAATATATGAGGGAGGGTCTACCATACACAACATGGCATATGCAGATGATATCGTAAGGGTTAGTGTTGAAAAAGTTATTGATGGTGATGCTCAAGTCTCGTTGCCGATGTCAGAAATTCAGTATGTCAGGCAGACCCTTCACACATTCATTGCATGGCCGAAACCTCTTGTAAAACTGGTATCAAATGag GATTCAACTATTACTCCAAATAAAGTGATTGAAATTGTTCAAAGGTCAAATGATGCTACTGTAGATGATCCCTTGCATGACTTGATTAAGATCGTGTATGACATTTACGAGAAGCCTATTGAGTTGTTGTGGGATGCGACTAAATTTGGGATTCCAAATGTAGATGCCTTCTTGTTAACATATGCTGATGTCAATGAAATAATCTCAG GTTTATGGATGAGTGGAGTTCTAGCTTGGGTCATGGTTCGatgtatggattccttgagcctcATTCAATACACAATACAAAGGATAGACGTGGTCAATGTCAAGATTACATTGAAAGATGTGTTAAGGAATCCCAACGAGAG GGCCCGTTGGCAACTGGTTGTTTTGTGTCCTACAAACAATGTTGTCGTGTGGTTTTGTTCGTTGTGTAAGAAGCCTGATGTTCATATCAAACCTGCAATTAATAA TGCGTTGAAGACATTAAAGACTACTTCTAACG AGCCACATTCAAAGCGGGGGGCTATGAGTGTGACTATTATGTCGtgcattggatgtggaacaTAG